From a single Tumebacillus sp. BK434 genomic region:
- a CDS encoding MarR family transcriptional regulator, with amino-acid sequence MDKQALFQKFVTFTSSVHQITNDMTKDVQAEDVTPLQYKILEYLAVCEPVTISSISDCLHMSLPNTSRELRKLIEKQLCEKAPDPEDRRKQYIRLTARGQVMMQAAFQQIQSQFWQRLASASDDELDEIERALDVLQKKVFY; translated from the coding sequence ATGGACAAACAAGCGCTGTTCCAAAAATTCGTGACGTTCACGTCATCGGTGCACCAGATCACCAATGACATGACCAAAGACGTGCAAGCGGAAGATGTCACTCCGCTTCAATATAAGATCTTGGAATATCTGGCCGTCTGCGAACCCGTGACGATCAGCTCGATCAGCGACTGTTTGCATATGTCGCTGCCGAACACCAGCCGTGAACTGAGAAAACTAATCGAAAAGCAGCTCTGCGAAAAAGCTCCCGATCCCGAAGACCGCCGCAAACAATATATCCGGCTCACCGCGCGCGGGCAAGTGATGATGCAGGCCGCGTTTCAACAGATTCAATCTCAATTCTGGCAGCGGCTTGCCTCCGCTTCCGATGACGAATTGGACGAGATTGAACGTGCACTGGATGTGCTGCAGAAGAAAGTTTTTTATTAG
- a CDS encoding NAD(P)H-dependent oxidoreductase translates to MKTLVIYTHPNHNSLSYAFLQEVLRGCEQNPHIEDVQVLDLYQEQFNPVLLFNENKRRRDMHTDPALAAYREQLRWADQLVFVYPIWWGRPPAMLMGYIDQMFAAGFAYQDEGGLFPEGLLKGKSVVCISSMKGPAFYPFFWLNNAHKILMRKALFQYVGIKRTKFFEFGSMESPRGRHREKLQKVYRYFSQVER, encoded by the coding sequence ATGAAAACGCTGGTGATCTACACGCATCCGAACCATAACAGCTTGAGCTATGCCTTTCTGCAAGAAGTCTTGCGCGGGTGCGAACAGAATCCGCACATCGAAGACGTGCAGGTGCTGGACTTGTATCAAGAGCAATTCAACCCGGTCCTCCTATTCAATGAAAACAAGCGACGCCGAGACATGCATACCGACCCGGCGCTTGCGGCGTACCGGGAGCAGCTTCGCTGGGCCGATCAGCTCGTATTCGTCTATCCGATCTGGTGGGGACGTCCCCCGGCGATGCTGATGGGGTATATTGATCAGATGTTCGCAGCGGGATTCGCCTATCAAGACGAGGGCGGACTGTTTCCGGAAGGGCTGCTCAAAGGGAAATCGGTCGTCTGCATCTCCAGTATGAAGGGGCCGGCGTTCTATCCATTCTTCTGGTTGAACAACGCTCACAAAATCCTGATGCGCAAGGCGCTCTTCCAATATGTCGGCATCAAGCGAACGAAATTCTTCGAATTCGGCAGCATGGAGAGCCCGCGGGGCAGGCATCGGGAGAAGCTGCAGAAAGTGTATCGGTACTTCAGTCAAGTAGAACGCTAA
- a CDS encoding nuclear transport factor 2 family protein encodes MSIALRTVQDVLDHYKTAVYEKDLEQFLAAYASDFHIYDCWNDWACTDSSQWRSGTKEWFDELTQEGVLLHVEYDDLVVEENANLAFVRCTVTFAAYNESNEKLRQISNRFTFGLRKEHDSWAIVHQHSSLPISTDTGQGIFTRK; translated from the coding sequence ATGAGTATTGCGTTGCGTACCGTGCAAGATGTGCTGGATCACTACAAAACTGCCGTCTATGAGAAAGATCTGGAGCAGTTCCTCGCTGCCTACGCTTCCGACTTCCATATTTACGATTGCTGGAACGACTGGGCATGCACCGACTCCTCCCAATGGCGGTCCGGTACGAAGGAATGGTTTGATGAGCTCACCCAAGAAGGCGTCTTGCTCCACGTGGAGTATGATGATCTGGTCGTCGAAGAGAATGCCAACCTTGCATTCGTACGCTGCACGGTGACGTTCGCCGCGTACAACGAATCTAATGAGAAGCTCCGCCAGATATCCAATCGCTTCACGTTCGGCCTGCGAAAGGAACATGATTCCTGGGCCATCGTCCACCAACACTCCTCCCTGCCAATCAGTACCGATACCGGGCAAGGGATCTTTACCCGAAAGTAA
- a CDS encoding ATP-binding protein, with protein MSSIQKLEEMPVRPRETDFDSLIAPLEHSARSFAGQRGKTCASSTAADAQTLAVDRDLVMQVFENMLANGVRHAESGVSVQYRLEQGLFSITIEDDGAGFPEEAGQGKGGHRGLGLTICRALCEKHHGRLVIENSPHCGGAKVTASFLCKVDHL; from the coding sequence ATGAGCTCCATTCAGAAGCTGGAAGAGATGCCCGTGCGGCCTCGGGAGACCGACTTCGACAGTTTGATTGCACCGTTGGAGCACAGCGCACGATCGTTCGCCGGGCAGAGAGGAAAGACTTGCGCATCGAGCACGGCGGCCGATGCGCAGACGCTGGCTGTCGATCGCGATCTGGTGATGCAGGTGTTTGAAAACATGCTGGCCAACGGTGTCCGCCATGCTGAGAGCGGCGTGTCTGTGCAGTATCGGCTGGAGCAGGGCCTGTTCTCGATCACCATCGAAGACGACGGCGCCGGCTTTCCAGAGGAAGCCGGGCAGGGCAAGGGCGGCCATCGCGGGCTCGGGCTGACGATCTGCAGGGCGCTGTGTGAAAAGCATCATGGCCGCCTCGTGATCGAAAACAGCCCGCACTGCGGCGGCGCCAAGGTGACGGCAAGCTTTTTGTGCAAAGTTGATCATTTGTAG
- a CDS encoding serine hydrolase domain-containing protein — MTRRVLAMNVPNRLVGCLMSLLLLLALLSQPAGAAAPSSKAETLAAIDEYVTKQMKRNRINGVALAITSGDEVFYTQGYGTTTKGKAITGKTPFPIASLSKSMTALAVLQLAEQGRLDLDAPYLSYFPARTPIDPRVRQITVRHLLNQTSGLTDRVNPDMTRPVPIRSLQDLPASLEQITLASDPGAAYSYHNPNYQYLALLVEQLSGQRFSDYLQAHLFAPLGMSDTFAVSTTQQINDYPAVPRGHYLLLGNAVESAEPDWFVDGPAGVIATAEDMAIWMQAQQNGQLLAPGLMAQYHAPGPDGRYGMGWMVRKEESGKRTLSHSGILWTYKSEEQIDLDRQVGITVLFDTGLNAFVDTSSLVRGVEQIMQGGPAAGSLITNRNAETVMLLLIIGTVWWHKKRRRSWLLPALGVAVPVLLLLLLFLAPLLTIVGGGRVVPWQGIWMMMPSLIIWLAVIALANALQFVRKVVLKHGGRMEQVI, encoded by the coding sequence ATGACGAGGAGGGTGCTTGCGATGAACGTACCGAACAGACTGGTCGGTTGCCTGATGAGCTTGCTGCTGCTGCTGGCCTTGCTCAGTCAGCCTGCTGGGGCCGCCGCGCCGAGCAGCAAGGCGGAGACCTTGGCGGCCATCGACGAATACGTCACGAAACAGATGAAACGCAATCGGATCAACGGGGTGGCGCTGGCGATCACGTCCGGTGACGAGGTGTTTTACACGCAGGGCTACGGCACTACTACGAAGGGAAAGGCGATCACCGGCAAGACGCCGTTTCCCATCGCCTCGCTCAGCAAATCGATGACCGCTTTGGCGGTATTGCAGCTCGCTGAACAAGGAAGGCTCGACCTCGACGCGCCGTATCTTTCTTATTTTCCCGCTCGTACGCCGATCGATCCCCGCGTCCGGCAGATCACCGTTCGGCATTTGCTGAACCAGACCAGCGGATTGACCGACCGGGTGAATCCCGACATGACGAGACCGGTACCCATCCGGTCGCTGCAGGACCTGCCCGCTTCTCTAGAGCAGATCACGCTAGCCAGCGATCCGGGAGCAGCCTACAGCTATCACAATCCCAATTATCAGTACTTGGCTTTGCTCGTTGAGCAGCTCAGCGGACAGCGCTTTTCCGACTACTTGCAAGCACACCTCTTTGCCCCTTTGGGTATGAGCGACACTTTCGCGGTCAGTACGACACAACAGATCAATGACTACCCGGCCGTTCCACGCGGACATTACTTGCTGTTGGGCAATGCGGTTGAAAGCGCAGAGCCGGACTGGTTTGTCGACGGCCCGGCCGGTGTGATCGCGACGGCCGAAGATATGGCGATCTGGATGCAAGCGCAACAAAATGGGCAGCTGCTCGCTCCCGGCCTGATGGCGCAGTATCATGCCCCAGGGCCAGACGGCAGGTACGGAATGGGCTGGATGGTACGGAAAGAGGAAAGCGGGAAACGAACGCTTTCCCATAGCGGTATACTTTGGACATACAAGTCTGAAGAGCAGATCGATTTGGATCGGCAGGTTGGGATTACCGTGCTCTTTGACACAGGATTGAACGCATTCGTCGATACTTCCTCCTTGGTAAGAGGAGTGGAGCAGATCATGCAGGGCGGACCGGCAGCAGGGAGTTTGATCACGAACCGGAATGCGGAGACCGTGATGCTGCTGTTGATCATCGGAACGGTCTGGTGGCACAAGAAGCGGCGCCGCAGTTGGCTGCTTCCGGCGCTCGGGGTGGCGGTGCCGGTGTTGCTGCTGCTGCTGCTCTTTCTGGCACCTCTTCTCACGATAGTCGGCGGCGGGCGGGTGGTGCCTTGGCAGGGGATCTGGATGATGATGCCGTCTCTCATCATCTGGCTTGCTGTCATCGCGCTTGCGAATGCACTGCAGTTCGTACGAAAAGTGGTACTGAAACATGGAGGGCGTATGGAACAAGTAATTTAG
- a CDS encoding malate:quinone oxidoreductase, which translates to MGRRKAIMRNVQNTTDVILIGAGVMSATLGSLLKELAPDWNIKVFEKLASAGEESSNEWNNAGTGHAALCELNYTSEKSDGSIDISKAIKINEQFQLSRQFWSYLVNSKLITNPKDFIMPIPHMSFVEGEKNVSFLKKRFEALSKNPLFQGMEYSDDPVKLQEWIPLIMEGRTSAEPIAATKIDSGTDVNFGALTRMMFDHLQAQNVEIHYKHSVENIKRNSGGEWELKVRDLSSGTVQHHTAKFVFIGGGGGSLPLLQKTGIPESKHIGGFPVSGLFMVCNNPEVVEQHHAKVYGKAKVGAPPMSVPHLDTRYINNKKTLLFGPFAGFSPKFLKTGSNLDLIGSVKPNNVMTMMAAGVKEMALTKYLIQQVMLSTDKRMEELREFIPHAKKEDWEIVVAGQRVQVIKDTAAGKGTLQFGTEVISAADGSIAALLGASPGASTAVHVMLEVLEKCFPQHMMEWEEKIKAMIPSYGVSLVQNPELFHELHTSTAQALGLNEQQEELVYN; encoded by the coding sequence ATAGGGAGAAGGAAGGCTATCATGAGAAACGTACAGAACACAACAGACGTTATCTTAATTGGTGCTGGAGTCATGAGCGCGACTTTGGGGTCATTACTGAAAGAGTTAGCACCTGACTGGAATATCAAAGTCTTTGAGAAACTTGCAAGTGCAGGCGAAGAAAGCTCGAACGAATGGAACAATGCCGGTACGGGCCATGCTGCGCTGTGTGAGCTTAACTATACTTCTGAGAAATCTGATGGATCTATCGATATTAGCAAGGCTATTAAAATCAATGAACAATTTCAGCTGTCCAGACAGTTCTGGTCCTATCTTGTCAACAGCAAGCTGATCACCAATCCGAAAGACTTCATCATGCCGATTCCCCACATGAGCTTCGTGGAGGGGGAGAAGAACGTATCGTTCTTGAAGAAGCGTTTTGAAGCATTGTCCAAGAATCCGCTGTTCCAGGGCATGGAGTATTCCGATGACCCGGTGAAACTGCAGGAATGGATCCCGCTGATCATGGAAGGCCGCACTTCGGCAGAACCGATCGCAGCGACCAAGATCGACTCGGGCACGGACGTCAACTTTGGCGCTTTGACCCGCATGATGTTTGATCACCTGCAGGCCCAAAACGTCGAGATCCACTACAAGCACAGCGTGGAGAACATCAAGCGCAACAGCGGCGGCGAGTGGGAACTGAAAGTGCGCGATCTAAGCAGCGGCACCGTTCAGCACCACACGGCGAAGTTTGTCTTCATCGGCGGCGGCGGCGGCAGTCTGCCTTTGCTGCAGAAAACCGGCATCCCGGAGTCCAAACATATTGGCGGCTTCCCGGTGAGCGGGCTCTTCATGGTCTGCAACAACCCGGAAGTGGTCGAACAGCATCATGCGAAAGTGTACGGCAAGGCAAAAGTCGGCGCTCCGCCGATGTCCGTTCCGCATCTCGATACCCGATACATCAACAACAAGAAGACTCTGCTGTTCGGCCCGTTTGCCGGCTTCTCTCCGAAGTTCCTGAAAACGGGCTCTAACCTTGACCTCATCGGTTCGGTCAAGCCGAACAACGTGATGACGATGATGGCAGCGGGCGTCAAAGAGATGGCGTTAACCAAATACCTGATCCAGCAGGTGATGCTGTCCACCGACAAGCGCATGGAAGAACTGCGCGAGTTTATTCCGCATGCCAAAAAAGAAGACTGGGAGATCGTCGTCGCCGGCCAGCGCGTGCAGGTGATCAAAGACACGGCGGCAGGCAAAGGCACGCTGCAGTTCGGCACGGAAGTGATCAGCGCTGCGGACGGCTCGATCGCGGCCCTGCTCGGCGCATCGCCGGGCGCTTCGACCGCTGTCCACGTCATGCTGGAGGTCTTGGAAAAATGCTTCCCGCAACACATGATGGAGTGGGAAGAGAAGATCAAAGCGATGATTCCGTCGTACGGCGTATCGCTCGTGCAGAACCCGGAACTGTTCCATGAACTGCACACTTCGACCGCCCAGGCGCTCGGTCTGAACGAGCAGCAGGAAGAGCTGGTATATAACTAA
- a CDS encoding enhanced serine sensitivity protein SseB C-terminal domain-containing protein, giving the protein MNEERKDEIIRQYLLRAEVSIDAYQELELQELIFLIHMAKKFQSEGADEQGDFLEKIKAGLSEVHEKLKHADALYLAFDKITNCPYLDPEERIWLFSKEEYALLAQDYFLQRMIQLDMRKIGPAENMIAFAELHRLGIRKILIDNGQYHIEVERDAILPPPDWSGTPEINIPVTNPELQHAMIRFFQTMSSRSQYEGKQQHLYQLEGIMIEEILNGNYLIPMKVIEDEPSAPDEDGVKTLQQGATLQFACLDGQDQTTWLPVFTDWVEFEKAYDKTQWSGNVATYADMVALSERMDGAVINSRGISFQINANNKQRIEEFRRQQEAPRAASVQEHVVPQSTKIVLGEPAQVPAELIRDVTRYMKQQKRIKKAYLLQMSKDAETGYLIAVEAEGRPEELFNGIAETAEPHLQGVPLDLTGMTDWVLDAVKEIQPFYRKKLLGMF; this is encoded by the coding sequence ATGAATGAGGAGAGAAAAGACGAAATCATCAGGCAGTACTTGCTACGAGCAGAGGTATCGATAGACGCTTATCAGGAGTTGGAACTGCAAGAGCTTATATTTCTCATCCATATGGCCAAAAAGTTTCAATCGGAAGGTGCGGATGAGCAGGGGGATTTCCTTGAGAAGATCAAAGCGGGCTTGTCCGAGGTGCATGAAAAGCTAAAACATGCTGATGCCCTGTACCTGGCGTTTGACAAGATCACGAACTGTCCGTATCTCGATCCGGAGGAGCGCATCTGGCTGTTTTCGAAAGAGGAGTATGCGCTGCTCGCACAGGACTACTTTTTGCAGCGGATGATCCAGCTGGACATGAGAAAGATCGGCCCGGCTGAAAACATGATTGCCTTTGCGGAGCTGCATCGGCTGGGGATTCGCAAGATCCTCATCGACAACGGCCAATATCATATCGAAGTGGAGCGCGATGCGATCTTGCCGCCGCCAGACTGGAGCGGGACGCCGGAGATCAACATTCCGGTCACCAATCCGGAGCTGCAGCATGCGATGATCCGCTTTTTCCAGACCATGTCGTCGCGAAGCCAGTACGAAGGCAAACAGCAGCATCTGTATCAGCTGGAAGGGATCATGATCGAGGAAATCCTCAACGGGAACTACCTCATTCCCATGAAAGTGATCGAAGACGAGCCTTCCGCACCCGACGAGGATGGGGTGAAGACGCTGCAGCAAGGCGCCACCCTGCAGTTTGCCTGCTTGGATGGTCAGGATCAAACCACCTGGCTCCCGGTGTTTACCGATTGGGTGGAATTTGAAAAGGCGTACGACAAGACGCAGTGGAGCGGCAATGTCGCAACCTATGCGGACATGGTGGCTTTGTCGGAACGGATGGACGGAGCGGTCATCAATAGCAGAGGTATTTCTTTCCAGATCAATGCCAACAATAAACAGCGGATTGAAGAGTTCAGACGTCAACAGGAAGCACCCCGCGCGGCGTCCGTTCAAGAGCATGTCGTTCCTCAAAGCACGAAGATCGTGCTGGGCGAACCGGCGCAAGTGCCGGCGGAGCTGATCCGCGACGTGACCCGCTACATGAAGCAGCAGAAGCGGATCAAAAAAGCCTACCTGCTACAGATGTCCAAAGACGCGGAGACCGGCTATCTGATCGCCGTGGAAGCGGAAGGCAGACCCGAGGAGCTGTTCAACGGCATTGCGGAGACCGCCGAGCCGCATTTGCAGGGCGTGCCGCTCGATCTGACCGGAATGACCGATTGGGTCTTGGATGCGGTGAAGGAGATTCAGCCCTTTTATCGAAAAAAACTACTGGGCATGTTTTAA
- a CDS encoding excinuclease ABC subunit UvrA, with protein MTQAYIEIVNARENNLKNVSLQIPKGKITIFTGVSGSGKSSIVFDTIAQEAGRQLNETYNSFVRSFLPRYGRPEADELRNLSTAIVVDQKRLGGNARSTLGTVTDLHALFRLLFSRFGEPQVGLSNAFSFNDPIGMCAKCEGIGRIITLSVEAAVDREKSLNEGAILLPGFAPGSWQWKLYGESGFFDAEKKIKDYTAEELEQLLYAEPQRVVVNYQMNELNTIYEGLAVRFMRLNVNTQKDTTKAAAKKLDQFTTTCDCPDCGGKRYSKKALSSKVMGYSIFDLTDLQLDRLIEVVSQIDNPAAQPIVDGIVERVSNLCEIGLGYMSLTRETSTLSGGESQRVKMVKHLTSSLTGLLYIFDEPSTGLHPRDVYRLNELLVKLRDKGNTVLVVEHDPDVIKVADHIIDVGPKAGSGGGEIMYSGDYQGLLASDTLTGRYLTRHAEINTTPRAVDEFFESSTSSLHNLKNVSLRVPQGVFTVITGVAGSGKSTLVNEVFAKDYPEAVRIDQNAVHANIRSNPATYSDIMNAIRKAFAAANQVEGGLFSSNSEGGCPGCGGTGIVELNMSFMDKMEVVCSECNGSRFRQDVLGYLYKGKNIVDVMEMTIAEALEFFETKDILSKLKSLETVGLGYLTLGQPLSTLSGGECQRLKLGKELNKKGNIYILDEPTTGLHMSDVSNILRIIDQLVGKGNTVIVIEHNLDVIRRSDWIIDMGPDGGTGGGEILYEGPPAGIVSCERSVTAKYL; from the coding sequence ATGACCCAGGCCTACATCGAAATCGTCAACGCACGCGAAAACAATTTGAAAAATGTCAGCCTGCAGATTCCCAAAGGCAAGATCACGATCTTTACCGGGGTGTCCGGTTCCGGCAAATCCTCGATCGTTTTTGATACGATCGCTCAGGAAGCGGGGCGGCAACTCAACGAAACGTATAACAGCTTTGTCCGGAGCTTCCTGCCGCGCTACGGCCGCCCGGAAGCGGATGAACTCCGCAATTTATCGACCGCCATCGTGGTGGATCAAAAACGGCTGGGCGGCAATGCCCGTTCCACGCTGGGCACGGTGACAGATCTTCATGCGCTGTTCCGGCTGCTGTTTTCCCGTTTTGGCGAACCGCAGGTCGGTCTGAGCAACGCCTTTTCGTTTAATGATCCGATCGGCATGTGCGCCAAATGCGAAGGGATTGGCCGGATCATCACGCTGTCGGTCGAAGCGGCGGTGGATCGGGAGAAGTCTTTGAACGAAGGCGCCATCTTGCTGCCCGGTTTCGCGCCAGGCTCGTGGCAGTGGAAGCTGTACGGCGAGTCGGGGTTCTTCGACGCGGAGAAAAAGATCAAAGACTATACAGCGGAAGAACTCGAACAGCTGCTGTACGCGGAGCCGCAACGAGTGGTAGTCAATTACCAAATGAACGAGCTGAATACGATCTACGAAGGTCTTGCCGTGCGCTTCATGCGCTTGAACGTGAACACGCAAAAAGACACAACGAAAGCGGCCGCCAAGAAACTGGATCAGTTTACCACGACTTGCGACTGCCCGGACTGTGGCGGCAAGCGCTACAGCAAGAAAGCACTGTCTTCGAAAGTCATGGGCTACTCGATTTTTGACCTGACCGATCTGCAGTTGGATCGACTGATCGAAGTCGTGTCGCAGATCGATAATCCTGCCGCCCAGCCGATTGTGGACGGCATTGTGGAACGGGTCAGCAATCTCTGCGAGATCGGGCTGGGGTATATGAGCCTGACCCGGGAAACGTCGACGTTATCAGGCGGCGAGTCGCAGCGGGTCAAGATGGTCAAGCATCTGACCAGCAGTTTGACCGGGCTGCTCTACATCTTTGATGAACCCAGCACCGGCTTGCATCCGCGGGATGTGTACCGTTTGAATGAACTGCTGGTCAAACTGCGCGACAAAGGCAACACCGTGCTGGTGGTGGAGCACGACCCGGACGTGATCAAAGTGGCCGACCATATCATCGACGTGGGACCGAAAGCAGGCTCCGGCGGCGGGGAGATCATGTACAGCGGCGATTATCAGGGGCTGCTGGCATCCGATACGCTGACGGGGCGCTACCTGACCCGCCACGCGGAGATCAACACCACGCCGCGGGCGGTGGACGAGTTCTTCGAGAGCAGCACAAGCAGCCTGCACAATCTGAAAAACGTCTCGCTCCGCGTTCCGCAAGGCGTCTTCACCGTGATCACCGGCGTGGCCGGCTCCGGGAAGAGCACGCTGGTCAACGAAGTGTTCGCCAAGGATTATCCGGAGGCGGTGCGCATCGACCAAAACGCGGTGCACGCGAACATTCGCTCCAATCCGGCGACCTACTCCGACATCATGAATGCGATCCGCAAAGCGTTTGCGGCGGCGAATCAAGTCGAGGGCGGGCTGTTCAGCTCGAACTCGGAGGGCGGTTGCCCGGGGTGTGGCGGAACTGGCATCGTCGAGCTGAACATGTCGTTTATGGACAAGATGGAGGTCGTCTGCAGTGAATGCAACGGCAGCCGTTTTAGACAGGATGTGCTGGGTTACCTGTACAAAGGGAAAAACATTGTCGACGTGATGGAAATGACGATCGCAGAAGCGCTGGAGTTTTTTGAGACCAAAGATATTTTGAGCAAGTTGAAGAGCCTGGAGACGGTCGGACTGGGCTATCTGACCCTGGGCCAGCCGTTGAGCACGCTTTCCGGCGGCGAATGCCAGCGCTTGAAGCTGGGGAAGGAACTCAATAAGAAAGGCAACATCTACATTCTCGACGAACCGACCACGGGGCTGCACATGTCGGACGTTTCCAACATCCTGCGCATCATCGATCAACTGGTCGGGAAAGGCAACACCGTGATCGTCATCGAACACAACCTGGATGTGATCCGGCGCAGCGACTGGATCATCGACATGGGACCGGACGGCGGCACCGGCGGCGGGGAGATCCTGTACGAAGGACCGCCGGCCGGCATCGTCTCGTGTGAGCGGTCGGTCACAGCAAAGTATTTGTAG
- a CDS encoding YciI family protein has translation MKYLCLGYFNPEKMSVLPEAELDAVMSECSPHLREFYQSGRVLFDAGLEETVKSMKRTGGNVTVTDGPFAESKEMIGSAFVIEADTFEEALHIASLHPTTRVPAGEEFGWRLEIRPIHHFHQPE, from the coding sequence ATGAAATATTTGTGCCTGGGCTATTTCAATCCGGAAAAAATGAGTGTGCTGCCAGAAGCGGAACTGGATGCGGTGATGAGCGAATGCTCGCCGCACCTGAGAGAATTTTATCAAAGCGGTCGGGTGCTCTTCGATGCCGGCCTCGAAGAGACGGTCAAGAGCATGAAGCGGACAGGCGGCAACGTGACGGTGACCGACGGCCCCTTTGCCGAGAGCAAAGAAATGATCGGCAGCGCGTTCGTCATCGAAGCGGATACATTTGAGGAAGCGCTTCACATCGCGTCCTTGCACCCGACGACTCGTGTACCTGCAGGTGAGGAGTTCGGCTGGCGCTTGGAGATCCGCCCGATTCACCATTTTCATCAGCCGGAGTAA
- a CDS encoding AraC family transcriptional regulator, whose amino-acid sequence MEMLKHMNRAMEYLEAHLAEEIDYREAARRAFCSEYHFKRMFSFLAGIPLSEYIRRRRLTLAAFELQAGAVKVIDLAMKYGYSSPDSFARAFQALHGITPTEARTGGASLKAFPRMTFQLTIQGGNEMNYRLVDKAAFRIVGIQKRVPIIFHGVNPEIAAMWESLTPEQIRQIKSLSNIEPHGILSASVNFSEGRMEERGELDHYIGAATTQDAPDTLAALEVPASTWAVFEAVGPFPGTLQEIWGRIYAEWFPSSHYQQVAGPEILWNADSDTTNPAFRSEIWIPVAKR is encoded by the coding sequence ATGGAAATGCTGAAACACATGAATCGGGCGATGGAGTACTTGGAGGCGCATTTGGCGGAGGAGATCGACTATCGGGAGGCTGCACGGCGGGCGTTTTGCTCGGAGTATCATTTCAAGCGGATGTTTTCCTTTCTGGCCGGCATCCCGCTGTCGGAGTACATCCGCCGCCGCCGGTTGACCTTGGCCGCGTTTGAGCTGCAGGCAGGCGCTGTGAAGGTGATCGATCTGGCCATGAAGTACGGGTACAGCTCGCCCGACTCGTTCGCCCGGGCGTTTCAGGCCCTGCACGGCATCACCCCGACGGAAGCCAGAACGGGCGGTGCCTCGCTGAAGGCGTTTCCGCGCATGACTTTCCAGCTGACAATCCAAGGGGGAAACGAGATGAACTATCGCCTTGTAGACAAAGCTGCTTTTCGCATCGTCGGCATCCAGAAGCGGGTCCCGATCATCTTTCACGGGGTCAATCCTGAGATCGCCGCGATGTGGGAGAGCTTGACACCGGAGCAGATTCGGCAGATCAAGTCGCTGTCGAACATCGAACCGCACGGCATCCTCAGCGCCTCGGTGAATTTTTCCGAAGGGCGGATGGAGGAAAGAGGCGAGCTGGACCATTACATCGGAGCGGCGACTACGCAAGACGCGCCCGACACCCTCGCCGCACTCGAAGTCCCCGCCTCCACCTGGGCGGTCTTCGAAGCGGTCGGCCCATTCCCCGGCACCTTGCAGGAAATCTGGGGCCGCATCTACGCGGAGTGGTTCCCTTCCTCGCACTACCAGCAGGTCGCAGGCCCGGAGATCCTCTGGAATGCAGACTCTGATACGACCAACCCTGCTTTTCGAAGCGAGATCTGGATTCCCGTTGCCAAGCGATAA
- a CDS encoding DUF4064 domain-containing protein — MKRTTEFVLGLIGGIIGFGGAFFALFFGAIDEAVNGSTQLSGLAVGAFAFSILAIVGSIVVKFKPKLGGTFMLIAAIGGLISISLFFLLPFILLLIAGLMGLIRKNKPQASNVSA; from the coding sequence ATGAAACGTACTACTGAGTTTGTATTGGGATTGATTGGCGGTATTATCGGGTTTGGCGGTGCTTTCTTTGCACTGTTTTTTGGTGCCATCGATGAAGCGGTAAACGGTTCGACGCAGCTCAGCGGCCTTGCCGTCGGAGCATTTGCCTTTTCGATTCTGGCCATCGTCGGTTCGATTGTCGTCAAGTTCAAGCCGAAGCTGGGTGGAACCTTCATGTTGATCGCGGCCATCGGCGGGCTGATCAGCATCTCGCTGTTCTTCCTGCTGCCGTTCATTCTGCTCTTGATCGCCGGTCTTATGGGCTTGATTCGCAAGAACAAGCCGCAAGCGTCGAACGTTTCAGCCTAA
- a CDS encoding zinc ribbon domain-containing protein YjdM: MADLPNCPNCNSAYTYEDGNLLICPECGNEWTPGQAAAAGEEIRTIRDANGNVLQDGDTVLVIKDLKVKGSSSVLKMGTKVKNIRLVDGDHDIDCKIDGFGAMKLKSEFVKKV; encoded by the coding sequence ATGGCCGATTTGCCAAATTGCCCAAATTGCAACTCCGCTTATACGTATGAGGACGGGAATCTGCTGATCTGCCCGGAATGCGGGAACGAATGGACGCCCGGCCAGGCAGCGGCGGCAGGGGAAGAGATCCGCACGATCCGCGACGCCAACGGCAACGTGCTGCAGGACGGCGATACCGTCTTGGTGATCAAAGACCTGAAAGTCAAAGGCAGCTCCTCCGTGCTGAAGATGGGCACGAAGGTTAAAAATATCCGCCTCGTCGACGGCGATCATGACATCGACTGCAAGATCGACGGATTTGGCGCGATGAAATTGAAGTCTGAGTTTGTGAAAAAAGTATAG